The region TCGGGACGCACCAGAATCTGCAGGTTCTCGTCAAGGGTGCTCCTGGCCATTCCCTCGGGCAAGACCTCGTCCGGGAAAAGCAAATCCTTGATGCGTTGCGGGTCGTGCAACGCTTCGGCCGGATTCTCGATGACCACGTTCATGAACTCGAACCGGGTCGCCAGCCTGCCCGCCCCTTTTTTCGGAGCCAGCCCCATGTCGCCCACGAAGTGGGAAACCACGTCGCGCAGGATCGACTTGTCCATGGACGACATGGACAGCAGCAACACAAAAAAGCTCAGCAGCAGGGTCATGAGGTCCGCAAAGGTAACCATCCAGGACGCATCCGGCGGGTCAAGCTCTGCGCGTTTTTTTCTGCGGGCCATCAGGGTCCTCCCGGCAGGTCGAAACGGAACAGGAAATCCTTGATCCGGTAGTTGTCCGAAGGTTCCCGGGCGGATTCCTCGCGCACGGCCTGCTCCGCCATCTCATGGCTCCAGCTGCCGATACGTCTGTCGAGGGTGATCTCAACCCGCCGGTTGGTCAGCCGTTCGCCCGGGTTTTCGGTGGTCACACGGGGTCGAAACCGCCCGAAAGCTTCCAGCCGCAGCTTCTCGGCATCGACGCCGGTCTCTATGAAATACCTGTACACGGCCATCACTCGCGCCAGAGAAAGCTCCCAGGAGAAGTCGACCTTGATCCACGGTTTGGCCAGGTAGTCAGGGCCAAATTCGTCCATGCCGTCCGAGGCGTGCCCCGACAATCCAAGGGGATGGGCGCTTTCCAGGACCACGGGCCGCAGACGATCCAGCAGCGACCGCCCTCTCTGCGTGAGCTCCGAGGATCCGGGAGCAAACAGCGCGTCGGCCCCAATGGACAGCCGCTGCATGAAGCGGTTCGATTCAAAACGCAGGTCCTTGTCCGGATCTTCCCAGAGATGCTCCTTGACTGCGGAGAGATCCTTGAAAACGTTGATGGGTCCCGGGTCGACCTGGGTCCTGGTGTCCACCGTGGTCAGATCATTCATGCTTGGCGCGCCGGTGCCGAAAGTGCCGGAAACGGAGCCGATGGCGACCTTGCGTTTATAGACGTCCGTGAGGGAGGCCATGGAAACGAGCACTATGAAGAATGTCATCAGCAGGGTGACCAGATCCGAAAAGGTGATCATCCAGGACGGAAGCCCTGGCTTCGATTGCTCGCTTTTCGCCTTTCTTCTGATCATGATCTTCCCCAGCCCTGGTTCAGGACCTGACCTTGCGCTCCTTGGGAGGCAGATAGCTGTTCAGCTTCTCTTCGAGAATGCGCGGGTTCTCGCCTCGGGAAATGGACATGATCCCTTCCAGGATCATGGTCCGGATCAGGACCTCCTCGCGGCTGCGCGCACGCAGCTTGCCGGCCATGGGATTGAAAACGAGATTGGCGAGGACGGCGCCGTAAAAGGTGGTCAAAAGGGCCACGGCCATGGCCGGACCGATGGTGCTCGGATCGTTCATGCGCTTGAGCATGAGCACAAGGCCGATGATGGTGCCGATCATCCCCATGCCGGGGGCCAGGGTTCCGAAGGTCAGCAATATCTCGGCGCCTTTCAAATGGCGTTCCTCAAGACACGAAATCTCGGTCTCCATGATTTCCTGGATCAGCTGCGGATCAAGGCCGTCCACGGTCAATTGCAGACCCTTGCGCAAAAAATCATCGGGAATGTTTTTCAGGTGCGCCTCAAGAGACAGAATTCCCTCGCGCCGAACCCGGGTGGCGTAGTCGACAAACTGGGCAATGAGCGCCGCCGGATCGTCCGCCTTGGACATGAATGTCTTTTTGATGATGCGGGCCACGCCGAGAACGCTCTCAAGGGGATGGGTGACCAGCACCGCGCCGATGGTTCCACCGACGACGATGAGCAGCGAGGAAAAATCCAGAAACAGAAAACCGTCACCGCCCAGTGCTGCGATGACCAGCCCGAAGGCGACCAAGATTCCGATGATTGTGGCCAGATCCATAAAACATCCGTCCCCAGGGCCGTTAGTTTGAGCCGCGTTCTCCAAATATTCTGGTGCCAATGCGCACCAAGGTCGCCCCTTCCTCGATAGCCGCCTCGAAATCCCCGGTCATGCCCATGGACAATTCCGGCAAGGCAAGACCGAAGTCTGTACGCAAGGCTTCGGCAAGTTCCCGCAAACGGGCGAAATAGGGGCGGGCCCGATCGGGATCGTCGAAAAAAGGAGGCATGAGCATAAGGCCTCGCCAACGCAGGCGCGTACCGCGAGCCAGAAATTCGGCCAGAGGCGGCAACTCTGACACCAGAATGCCGCTTTTCTGCTTTTCTTCGGCCAGGTTGACCTGCACCAGCACGTCCTGAACCACGTCCATCGCCTCGGCCTGACCATGCAACGAGCGGGCCAGTTTCAGGGAATCCACCCCGTGAATGAGGGCGAAACGCCCGACCACGCTCTTGACCTTGTTGGTCTGCAGATGTCCGATAAGATGCCAGGATATTTCACGCGGGAGGATGGCCATCTTGCCCAGGGCCTCCTGCACGTAATTTTCGCCGAACATGGACTGTCCGGCCTCAAAAAGAGTCTGGATACCGTGCGCGGAGTGCAGCTTCGAAACGGCCAGCAGACGCGCGCTGTCCGGGCTCCGCCCGGCCCTGCGGGCAGCAGCGGCCATCTGCTCCAGAACTTTTTGCCACCGCTCGGTGATGCTCGACTGGTCCATGGACTCTCTCCCTTTCCCTAGGACCCAAGGCCCAGGGACGTCATGAACTGGCCGTCCTCGGTCCAGCCTTCGCGCACCTTGACCCAGAGTTCCAGATGCACCTTTGTGCCGAGCAGCGCTTTAAGTTCCTGGCGGGCCTGTTGGCCTACAATTTTCAGATTCTGCCCCTGCTTGCCCACAATCATGCCCTTGTGACTGTTTTTTGACGTATAGATCATCGCCCCGATCATGGTCATGTTCTGCTCCGGCAATTCTTCCCAGGTCTCAATTTCGACGGCAATATTGTAGGGCAACTCCTGTTCCAGGGCCAGGAAAAGCTTTTCGCGGATGATCTCCGAGGCCATGAACCGAACCGAAGCCGTGCTCAACTGGTCTTCAGGAAAGAGCGCAGGGCTGAGCGGCAGGAATTCACGTATCACGGTCAGGAGGCCGTCAACGCCAACCCCCGTGCGGGCCGAGATGGGCACCAGTTCCACTCCGGGCCAACGCTCGGCGCAGTCGGCCAGCAACCCGAGCAGGCGCTCCTTGGGCTTGATCTGATCAACCTTGTTCAACGCCACGGCCATGGGCACGCCAAGGGATCCGATCCGGGCGGCCAGGGGACGCAGGTCGCGTTCCAGGGCTTTTTCGTTGCCCGCATAGCGGGAGCCGTCAAGGAACAGGATGACTCCGTTGGCCTCCTGCAGGGCGCCCCAGGCGGCATCAACCAGAAAACGGTTCAGCTTGCCCCGCGCGGTATGAACACCGGGGGTGTCCAGAAAAATGATCTGCTCTTCAGCGGTGGTGTGAATCCCGGTGATGCTGGTGCGGGTGGTCTGCGGCTTGGGAGAGACAATGGCGATCTTTTCGCCGAGGACCTTGTTCAAAAAAGTGGATTTTCCTGCATTAGGAGGCCCGACTAGGGCGATGAATCCTGCTCGATAGGTAGGGGACATGGGTTCCATATGATCTTTGTAAAAGGATACCGACGGGTTGAAAATCAACCACGGCGAAGCTTTCGGGATTTGCGGGAATTATCCCTTGCCCTGCGCTTCGGAATCTGGATATAGCCCCCAAACATTATGGGCAAGGACTTAATCATCGTAGAATCACCCGCCAAAATCAAAACCATCAAAAAGTTTTTGGGCGGCGGGTATGAAGTGGAAGCATCCGTGGGACACGTGCGTGACCTGCCGACCAAAACCCTGGGCGTGGACGAGGGCAACGACTTTGCCCCGGACTATCAGATCATCCCCGGCAAGGCCAAGGTCGTCAGCAAGCTCAAATCCGCGGCCAAGGCCGCAGACACGGTCTATCTGGCACCTGACCCGGACCGCGAGGGAGAGGCCATCGCCTGGCACGTGGCTGAGATCATCCGCACATCCAATGCCAACGTGAAGCGCATCCAGTTCAACGAGATCACGGCCAAGGCCGTCAAAGAGGCCCTGGCCAACCCCACGGAACTGCGCAAGCCCCTTTTTGATTCCCAGCAGGCCAGACGCATTCTGGATCGTCTGGTGGGCTACAAGATTTCTCCGCTGCTCTGGAAAAAAGTCAAACGAGGCCTGTCCGCCGGGCGTGTTCAGTCCGTGGCCCTGCGCCTCATCGTGGACCGCGAGCGTGAACGCCAGGCCTTCATCTCCGAAGAATACTGGCTCTTCAAGATCACGGTCCAGGGCGAGAATCCCCCGCCCTTTGATGCCGACCTGTGGAAAGTGGACGGGGAAAAACCCGTCATCGGCGACGAAAAGACGGCTCTGGCCCTGGAGAGCCGCATCAACGGACAGCCCTATCTCGTCCAAAACATCGTCGAAAAGGAACGCCAGCGCCACCCGCGCCCGCCGTTCATC is a window of Deltaproteobacteria bacterium HGW-Deltaproteobacteria-18 DNA encoding:
- a CDS encoding GTPase Era: MSPTYRAGFIALVGPPNAGKSTFLNKVLGEKIAIVSPKPQTTRTSITGIHTTAEEQIIFLDTPGVHTARGKLNRFLVDAAWGALQEANGVILFLDGSRYAGNEKALERDLRPLAARIGSLGVPMAVALNKVDQIKPKERLLGLLADCAERWPGVELVPISARTGVGVDGLLTVIREFLPLSPALFPEDQLSTASVRFMASEIIREKLFLALEQELPYNIAVEIETWEELPEQNMTMIGAMIYTSKNSHKGMIVGKQGQNLKIVGQQARQELKALLGTKVHLELWVKVREGWTEDGQFMTSLGLGS
- a CDS encoding flagellar motor protein MotB; amino-acid sequence: MARRKKRAELDPPDASWMVTFADLMTLLLSFFVLLLSMSSMDKSILRDVVSHFVGDMGLAPKKGAGRLATRFEFMNVVIENPAEALHDPQRIKDLLFPDEVLPEGMARSTLDENLQILVRPEGIALVLSDGLLFGVGESALAPESRKLLSEFSQFLATVTMPINVAGYTDNVPAGQKDNYMLSSERAMSVLTFFLQQGFDPRRFSVSGYGEAFPLGDNTTPEGRARNRRVEILLKTTGRTYL
- a CDS encoding flagellar motor protein MotB, producing MIRRKAKSEQSKPGLPSWMITFSDLVTLLMTFFIVLVSMASLTDVYKRKVAIGSVSGTFGTGAPSMNDLTTVDTRTQVDPGPINVFKDLSAVKEHLWEDPDKDLRFESNRFMQRLSIGADALFAPGSSELTQRGRSLLDRLRPVVLESAHPLGLSGHASDGMDEFGPDYLAKPWIKVDFSWELSLARVMAVYRYFIETGVDAEKLRLEAFGRFRPRVTTENPGERLTNRRVEITLDRRIGSWSHEMAEQAVREESAREPSDNYRIKDFLFRFDLPGGP
- a CDS encoding YggS family pyridoxal phosphate-dependent enzyme; this encodes MDQSSITERWQKVLEQMAAAARRAGRSPDSARLLAVSKLHSAHGIQTLFEAGQSMFGENYVQEALGKMAILPREISWHLIGHLQTNKVKSVVGRFALIHGVDSLKLARSLHGQAEAMDVVQDVLVQVNLAEEKQKSGILVSELPPLAEFLARGTRLRWRGLMLMPPFFDDPDRARPYFARLRELAEALRTDFGLALPELSMGMTGDFEAAIEEGATLVRIGTRIFGERGSN
- a CDS encoding motility protein A (Homolog of MotA, appears to be involved in motility on surfaces and under different ionic conditions. With MotS (a MotB homolog) forms the ion channels that couple flagellar rotation to proton/sodium motive force across the membrane and forms the stator elements of the rotary flagellar machine.); translation: MDLATIIGILVAFGLVIAALGGDGFLFLDFSSLLIVVGGTIGAVLVTHPLESVLGVARIIKKTFMSKADDPAALIAQFVDYATRVRREGILSLEAHLKNIPDDFLRKGLQLTVDGLDPQLIQEIMETEISCLEERHLKGAEILLTFGTLAPGMGMIGTIIGLVLMLKRMNDPSTIGPAMAVALLTTFYGAVLANLVFNPMAGKLRARSREEVLIRTMILEGIMSISRGENPRILEEKLNSYLPPKERKVRS